A genomic stretch from Frigoribacterium sp. PvP032 includes:
- a CDS encoding glycosyltransferase: MTPRPLVGWYVHHHGAGHLTRLLAVRPHLEADVVVFSSLAAPAVLPEGTTWLQLPRDDHDVVAPDGTTRAPGDPESGADPTVRGLLHWAPLHHDGHAGRLAAVAAWIAHARPRAFVVDVSVEVTLLVRLLGVPPVVVVQPGDRSDAAHALGWDAADRLLAPWAEGLHVSPALERVRDRVRLVGGISRHDGRADGPASPSSGTVLVLAGGGAEGREGLAQRVAAASAATPAWRWTVLGASADSWVDDPWPLLRGAEVVVSAAGQNSVADLAAAGARAVVVPQDRPFDEQRTTARLLAARGLAVVPEPGSTAPDAWPAPDDWPDLLDRARALGPDWSPWQVDGAAARAAAVIAEVAR, encoded by the coding sequence GTGACCCCGCGGCCCCTCGTCGGCTGGTACGTGCACCACCACGGCGCCGGGCACCTCACGCGGCTGCTGGCCGTGCGGCCGCACCTCGAGGCGGACGTCGTCGTCTTCAGCTCCCTGGCCGCCCCGGCCGTCCTGCCCGAGGGGACGACCTGGCTGCAGCTCCCCCGGGACGACCACGACGTCGTCGCGCCCGACGGCACCACCAGGGCCCCCGGCGATCCCGAGTCGGGCGCAGACCCGACCGTGCGCGGGCTGCTGCACTGGGCCCCGCTGCACCACGACGGCCACGCCGGTCGGCTCGCGGCGGTCGCTGCCTGGATCGCGCACGCCCGTCCTCGGGCCTTCGTCGTCGACGTCTCCGTCGAGGTGACCTTGCTCGTCCGCCTGCTCGGCGTGCCGCCCGTCGTCGTGGTGCAGCCCGGCGACCGGTCGGACGCCGCGCACGCCCTCGGCTGGGACGCGGCCGATCGCCTCCTCGCGCCCTGGGCGGAGGGGCTGCACGTCTCGCCAGCACTCGAGCGCGTGCGGGACAGGGTCCGGCTCGTCGGCGGGATCTCCCGGCACGACGGCCGTGCAGACGGCCCCGCGTCCCCGTCGTCCGGCACCGTCCTCGTCCTGGCAGGCGGCGGCGCCGAGGGCCGTGAGGGCCTCGCGCAGCGCGTCGCCGCGGCCTCGGCTGCCACGCCCGCCTGGCGGTGGACCGTGCTCGGCGCCTCCGCCGACAGCTGGGTGGACGACCCGTGGCCGCTCCTCCGCGGCGCGGAGGTCGTCGTCTCCGCCGCGGGCCAGAACAGCGTCGCCGACCTCGCGGCGGCCGGCGCCCGCGCCGTCGTCGTGCCCCAGGACCGTCCGTTCGACGAGCAGCGGACGACCGCGCGCCTCCTCGCCGCCCGAGGGCTGGCCGTCGTGCCCGAGCCCGGCTCGACCGCGCCCGACGCGTGGCCTGCCCCCGACGACTGGCCCGACCTGCTCGACCGGGCACGCGCGCTCGGTCCCGACTGGTCGCCCTGGCAGGTCGACGGCGCTGCCGCCCGCGCCGCGGCCGTGATCGCCGAGGTCGCCCGGTGA
- a CDS encoding glycosyltransferase, which produces MTALHDSGTTSSSATTVERVRTAERPRRIVVVAPLRYPIAEPHAGGLESSVWHQVRVLRSRGHQVLLCAVEGSDHLLGGPPEFALPAVHWDDPADATDSSYPDGYLEVALPAFHRALDWIRDHADEIDVVENHSLSGHVLSRAGELGVPVVSTLHTPTLPDLLEHHRAGVEPRSAFLAVSEHTAAVWRAEGVEARVLPNAVDTDLWPLGPGGDDLVWTGRIVPEKGPHLAIEAARLAGRRIVLAGRVGDVDYHESMVVPLLGADAEHVGPLRQPELAELVGRSACALVTPCWEEPFGLVIAEALSTGTPVASFSTGGVPEVVGSSIGAGLVPRGDVAGLAHLAAGLAEAASTTPGFRSRVRADALDRFSLHRRAEVVEEVHEALVAAYRPGGGRATVRVLVPGAGS; this is translated from the coding sequence GTGACGGCCCTGCACGACTCGGGCACCACCTCCTCGTCGGCCACGACCGTCGAGCGCGTCCGCACCGCCGAGCGTCCACGCCGCATCGTCGTCGTGGCCCCCCTGCGCTACCCGATCGCCGAGCCGCACGCCGGCGGCCTGGAGTCGAGCGTCTGGCACCAGGTGCGCGTCCTCCGCTCCCGCGGGCACCAGGTGCTGCTCTGCGCCGTCGAGGGCAGCGACCACCTGCTCGGCGGGCCGCCGGAGTTCGCCCTCCCCGCCGTGCACTGGGACGACCCGGCCGACGCCACCGACTCGAGCTACCCCGACGGCTACCTCGAGGTGGCGTTGCCTGCCTTTCACCGCGCCCTGGACTGGATCCGCGACCACGCCGACGAGATCGACGTCGTCGAGAACCACTCCCTGAGCGGCCACGTCCTCTCCCGCGCCGGCGAGCTCGGCGTGCCCGTCGTCTCGACCCTGCACACCCCCACGCTGCCCGACCTGCTCGAGCACCACCGTGCAGGAGTCGAGCCTCGCAGCGCGTTCCTCGCGGTCAGCGAGCACACCGCGGCCGTCTGGCGGGCCGAGGGCGTCGAGGCGCGCGTGCTGCCGAACGCCGTCGACACCGACCTCTGGCCCCTCGGCCCCGGGGGGGACGACCTGGTCTGGACCGGGCGGATCGTGCCCGAGAAGGGGCCGCACCTGGCGATCGAGGCCGCGCGCCTCGCCGGTCGGCGCATCGTGCTCGCCGGACGGGTCGGCGACGTGGACTACCACGAGTCGATGGTCGTGCCCCTGCTGGGCGCGGACGCCGAGCACGTCGGCCCGCTGCGCCAGCCGGAGCTGGCCGAGCTCGTCGGCCGCTCCGCCTGCGCCCTGGTCACCCCCTGCTGGGAGGAGCCGTTCGGGCTCGTCATCGCCGAGGCCCTGTCGACCGGCACGCCCGTGGCGTCGTTCTCGACCGGCGGCGTCCCGGAGGTCGTCGGCTCGAGCATCGGCGCCGGCCTCGTGCCGAGGGGCGACGTGGCCGGGCTCGCCCACCTCGCCGCCGGCCTCGCGGAGGCGGCGTCGACGACGCCGGGCTTCCGCAGCAGGGTGCGGGCCGACGCCCTCGACCGCTTCTCGCTGCACCGGCGGGCCGAGGTCGTCGAGGAGGTGCACGAGGCCCTGGTCGCCGCGTACCGTCCCGGGGGCGGCCGGGCCACCGTCCGCGTGCTCGTCCCGGGAGCAGGGTCGTGA
- a CDS encoding glycosyltransferase: protein MIDTPPPARDALRVASVPAGHPYVQHLQPVDGSAVTRAVLRLADPLPDPAEPARWWPPVVLDAGWIAEHADEVDVLHVHFGTESYGLDHLRRVVDAARAARIPLVHTVHDLVNPQLVDQAPHLAHLGLLVAESDELITLTKGAAAEVERTFGRRPVVVPHPHLLPLDAVAPTGTARDEVVVGVSLRDLRPNVDGPGSVATLIAAAGLLAEAGEPVTVRVDVNERVRDASALAEVRALVADAPDHLDVSLVLHPRLGDDELAEALADLDVVLLPYSHGTHSGWVELSWDLGVPVAAPRVGHVADQHPDAVDTASFDAGDADQLAAAVAALLRARSDEPARPGSEGREALVAERRERRRAQRDEIARAHLAVYERAVGTAAARPAPIAQATAGSARPAELVS, encoded by the coding sequence ATGATCGACACCCCGCCGCCCGCCCGCGACGCCCTCCGCGTCGCGTCCGTGCCCGCCGGGCACCCCTACGTGCAGCACCTCCAGCCGGTCGACGGGTCCGCCGTGACCCGTGCCGTGCTGCGGCTCGCCGACCCTCTGCCCGACCCCGCGGAGCCCGCCCGCTGGTGGCCGCCCGTCGTGCTCGACGCCGGCTGGATCGCCGAGCACGCCGACGAGGTCGACGTGCTGCACGTGCACTTCGGCACCGAGTCGTACGGCCTCGACCACCTCCGCCGCGTCGTCGACGCCGCCCGTGCCGCGCGGATCCCTCTCGTCCACACGGTGCACGACCTGGTCAACCCCCAGCTCGTCGACCAGGCGCCGCACCTGGCCCACCTCGGGCTGCTCGTCGCCGAGTCCGACGAGCTGATCACGCTCACAAAGGGCGCCGCTGCCGAGGTCGAGCGCACCTTCGGACGTCGGCCGGTCGTCGTGCCGCACCCGCACCTCCTGCCCCTCGACGCGGTCGCCCCGACCGGCACGGCGCGCGACGAGGTCGTCGTCGGCGTCAGCCTGCGCGACCTGCGCCCCAACGTCGACGGCCCGGGCTCCGTCGCGACCCTGATCGCCGCCGCAGGGCTGCTGGCCGAGGCCGGTGAGCCAGTCACTGTGCGCGTCGACGTCAACGAGCGCGTGCGCGACGCCTCGGCGCTCGCCGAGGTGCGGGCCCTCGTGGCCGACGCGCCCGACCACCTCGACGTCTCCCTGGTGCTGCACCCGCGGCTGGGCGACGACGAGCTCGCCGAGGCGCTGGCCGACCTCGACGTGGTGCTGCTGCCCTACTCGCACGGCACCCACTCCGGCTGGGTCGAGCTGAGCTGGGACCTGGGCGTGCCCGTCGCGGCGCCGCGGGTCGGCCACGTCGCCGACCAGCACCCCGACGCCGTGGACACCGCGTCCTTCGACGCCGGCGACGCCGACCAGCTGGCGGCCGCGGTGGCCGCCCTCCTGCGGGCGCGCTCCGACGAGCCCGCCCGGCCGGGGTCGGAGGGCCGCGAGGCCCTCGTGGCGGAGCGCCGGGAGCGGCGACGTGCGCAGCGCGACGAGATCGCGCGGGCGCACCTCGCCGTGTACGAGCGCGCAGTCGGCACGGCCGCTGCCCGTCCGGCGCCTATCGCGCAGGCCACAGCCGGCTCGGCACGACCCGCGGAGCTCGTCTCGTGA
- a CDS encoding WcbI family polysaccharide biosynthesis putative acetyltransferase, which yields MTPHTQAVDGRTRHYGHFYGLGEHEGDGPVAVVIGNCQAESLRVALDGGGLRTVRTPAVHELVTADLPHLERWLARASLLVSQPVRDDYHDLPLGTRQLTARLGPTARVVAVPVIRFAGLYPTSAIVRPPHDPSLVPPLVDYHDLVVLAEAAARRDGTTPRVPRLDAEAVRSVAALSLHELRKREEAHDAVVVSDLFEHPSFAQMRTLNHPGNPVWTALASRVRERLGLAEHVVDPGRQLLDSVHAPRLEAVVVAYGLDEEPTDHWVVEGTRVPREEVREAHLRWYEREPQVVDAGLARHADSLALLGLA from the coding sequence ATGACCCCGCACACCCAGGCCGTCGACGGCCGCACCCGGCACTACGGGCATTTCTACGGTCTCGGCGAGCATGAGGGCGACGGCCCCGTGGCCGTCGTGATCGGCAACTGCCAGGCCGAGTCGCTCCGCGTCGCTCTCGACGGGGGCGGTCTCCGCACCGTCCGGACACCTGCTGTTCACGAGCTCGTCACCGCCGACCTGCCGCACCTGGAGCGCTGGCTGGCCCGCGCCTCCCTGCTCGTCTCGCAGCCGGTGCGCGACGACTACCACGACCTCCCGCTCGGCACTCGGCAGCTGACTGCCCGGCTCGGGCCGACGGCGCGCGTCGTCGCCGTGCCCGTCATCCGGTTCGCCGGCCTGTACCCGACGTCGGCGATCGTCCGGCCTCCGCACGACCCGTCGCTGGTGCCGCCGCTGGTCGACTACCACGACCTGGTCGTGCTGGCGGAGGCCGCTGCTCGCCGCGACGGCACGACGCCCCGCGTCCCCCGGCTCGACGCGGAGGCGGTCCGGTCGGTCGCGGCGCTCTCGCTGCACGAGCTGCGGAAGCGCGAGGAGGCGCACGACGCGGTGGTCGTGTCCGACCTGTTCGAGCACCCGTCGTTCGCGCAGATGCGGACGCTCAACCACCCGGGCAACCCCGTGTGGACGGCGCTCGCGTCACGGGTCCGTGAACGCCTGGGGCTGGCCGAGCACGTGGTCGACCCGGGACGTCAGCTGCTCGACAGCGTCCACGCACCCCGCCTGGAGGCGGTCGTCGTCGCCTACGGGCTCGACGAGGAACCCACCGACCACTGGGTCGTCGAGGGCACCCGCGTTCCCCGCGAGGAGGTCAGGGAGGCGCACCTCCGGTGGTACGAGCGCGAGCCGCAGGTCGTCGACGCCGGCCTCGCCCGCCATGCCGACTCGCTGGCGCTGCTGGGCCTGGCGTGA
- a CDS encoding glycosyltransferase family 2 protein — translation MTDDPRDEEARAQSPRRPRGVPGNRWDLLDGLVPDPLPTVSVVVAHYRQQAELDRTLAALARQDHPAELLEVVVVDDGSPEAPRVPDGVRLVVQADEGFRLSAARNLGVRSSTGEVICFLDADTAPEPGWVTAMSRLPGLAPEAVVVGTRRHADFAGVPVDAPVEQEGPRHELPAPRWLDDAYRGSRDLLDADDRSYRHVIGAVLSCSRSFIETIGGFDEGFTTYGGEDWEWAWRAWRGGALLAHEPAAVAWHDGPDWAGRDSVDRQRQKNGETLVLSGLVPVEGSRPRGLRGTTADVLVRLAAAPSAGTAWLCVDTVLAALPACVVAVPDEHLPLFAADPRVVGASDEAAARAARTARVTVDLPAPVRVRDAAPLLEAVASVGVGTLGTVEVVTAGVAGDEPDGAPGAGGGAPVLRIRSSRAEARALLHGTEELFETRSGRARWCERIEGEPSLAAYLGGWG, via the coding sequence GTGACCGACGACCCGAGAGACGAGGAGGCGCGGGCGCAGTCCCCGAGACGGCCTCGGGGAGTCCCCGGCAACCGCTGGGACCTGCTCGACGGCCTCGTCCCCGACCCGCTGCCGACCGTCTCGGTGGTCGTGGCGCACTACCGCCAGCAGGCCGAGCTCGACCGCACCCTCGCCGCCCTCGCGCGGCAGGACCACCCGGCCGAGCTGCTCGAGGTCGTCGTGGTCGACGACGGCTCGCCCGAGGCGCCCCGGGTGCCCGACGGCGTGCGGCTGGTCGTCCAGGCCGACGAGGGCTTCCGGCTCTCCGCGGCCCGCAACCTCGGGGTGCGCTCGTCGACGGGCGAGGTCATCTGCTTCCTCGACGCCGACACGGCGCCCGAGCCCGGCTGGGTCACCGCCATGTCGAGGCTGCCCGGCCTCGCACCCGAGGCGGTCGTCGTCGGCACGCGGCGCCACGCCGACTTCGCCGGAGTCCCCGTCGACGCACCCGTCGAGCAGGAGGGGCCCCGGCACGAGCTTCCCGCACCGCGCTGGCTCGACGACGCCTACCGCGGCAGCCGCGACCTGCTCGACGCCGACGACCGCTCGTACCGGCACGTCATCGGCGCCGTGCTGTCGTGCTCCCGCTCGTTCATCGAGACCATCGGCGGCTTCGACGAGGGCTTCACCACCTACGGCGGCGAGGACTGGGAGTGGGCCTGGCGGGCCTGGCGTGGGGGCGCGCTGCTCGCCCACGAGCCCGCCGCCGTGGCCTGGCACGACGGCCCGGACTGGGCCGGCCGGGACTCGGTCGACCGCCAGCGCCAGAAGAACGGCGAGACTCTCGTGCTCAGCGGGCTCGTCCCGGTCGAGGGCTCGCGGCCCCGGGGCCTCCGCGGGACGACCGCCGACGTGCTGGTCCGGCTCGCCGCGGCGCCCTCGGCGGGCACGGCGTGGCTCTGCGTCGACACGGTCCTGGCCGCGCTGCCGGCCTGCGTCGTCGCGGTGCCCGACGAGCACCTCCCCCTCTTCGCCGCCGACCCCCGGGTCGTCGGGGCCTCGGACGAGGCCGCCGCGCGGGCGGCCCGCACCGCACGGGTGACCGTCGACCTGCCGGCGCCGGTGCGCGTCCGGGACGCGGCCCCCCTGCTCGAGGCGGTCGCCTCGGTCGGGGTCGGCACCCTCGGCACGGTCGAGGTGGTGACGGCGGGCGTGGCGGGCGACGAGCCGGACGGCGCACCCGGCGCAGGAGGCGGCGCTCCCGTCCTGCGCATCCGCTCGAGCCGGGCCGAGGCCCGCGCCCTGCTGCACGGCACCGAGGAACTCTTCGAGACCCGCAGTGGCCGAGCCCGGTGGTGCGAGCGGATCGAGGGCGAGCCCTCCCTCGCCGCCTACCTGGGCGGCTGGGGCTGA
- a CDS encoding ABC transporter substrate-binding protein: protein MIDKRHLAAAAALGALALGLTGCSASADASDAAGASGTDAATATSAADLGGMDALVAAAEAEGELNVIALPDTWANYGKIIDAFEAEYDITVNSDSPDVSSAEEITAAQNLEGQDGAPDVFDLGSAVALANTDQFAPYKVTTWDDIADDHKDADGTWVYDYTGLMSVGYDADAVPEPTSLDDLLGDDYKGKIAINGDPTQAGAAAAAVQWAALQDGGSADDVQPGIDFFGQLADAGNFLPTDPTPATIASGETPVVFDWSYNNLAAADDAGGRDWKTAVLPGTALASYYNQAINVDAPHPAAARLWQEFIMGDTAQNLYLAAGAYPVRLAAMVEAGTVDQDALDAVGEQPEDTVQLTSEQTEAASALLAQSWAAAIG, encoded by the coding sequence GTGATCGACAAGCGACACCTCGCCGCCGCCGCCGCCCTCGGCGCACTCGCCCTCGGCCTGACCGGCTGCTCGGCCTCCGCCGACGCGTCAGACGCGGCAGGCGCCTCCGGCACCGACGCCGCCACCGCGACCAGCGCCGCCGACCTGGGCGGCATGGACGCCCTCGTCGCCGCTGCCGAGGCGGAGGGCGAGCTGAACGTCATCGCCCTGCCCGACACCTGGGCCAACTACGGCAAGATCATCGACGCCTTCGAGGCCGAGTACGACATCACCGTCAACTCGGACAGCCCCGACGTGTCGAGCGCCGAGGAGATCACCGCGGCCCAGAACCTCGAGGGCCAGGACGGCGCCCCCGACGTCTTCGACCTCGGCTCGGCCGTCGCGCTGGCGAACACCGACCAGTTCGCGCCCTACAAGGTGACGACGTGGGACGACATCGCCGACGACCACAAGGACGCGGACGGCACCTGGGTCTACGACTACACCGGCCTCATGTCGGTCGGCTACGACGCCGACGCCGTCCCCGAGCCCACCAGCCTCGACGACCTGCTCGGCGACGACTACAAGGGCAAGATCGCGATCAACGGCGACCCGACCCAGGCGGGCGCGGCCGCGGCCGCCGTCCAGTGGGCTGCCCTGCAGGACGGGGGCAGCGCCGACGACGTGCAGCCCGGCATCGACTTCTTCGGCCAGCTCGCCGACGCCGGCAACTTCCTGCCGACCGACCCGACGCCCGCGACGATCGCCTCGGGCGAGACGCCGGTCGTCTTCGACTGGAGCTACAACAACCTCGCCGCCGCCGACGACGCGGGCGGCCGTGACTGGAAGACCGCCGTGCTGCCCGGCACGGCCCTCGCCAGCTACTACAACCAGGCGATCAACGTCGACGCGCCGCACCCGGCCGCCGCGCGCCTGTGGCAGGAGTTCATCATGGGCGACACGGCGCAGAACCTGTACCTCGCCGCCGGCGCCTACCCCGTCCGCCTGGCCGCGATGGTCGAGGCCGGCACCGTCGACCAGGACGCCCTGGACGCCGTGGGCGAGCAGCCCGAGGACACCGTGCAGCTGACGAGCGAGCAGACCGAGGCCGCCTCGGCCCTGCTCGCGCAGTCGTGGGCCGCGGCGATCGGCTGA